A genomic stretch from Anser cygnoides isolate HZ-2024a breed goose chromosome 30, Taihu_goose_T2T_genome, whole genome shotgun sequence includes:
- the LOC136787552 gene encoding olfactory receptor 14I1-like, producing MQLLHFGLFLGIYLAALLGNGLILTAVAFDHRLHTPMYFFLLNLALLNLGCISTTLPKAMANALWDTRAISYQGCSVQVFFFLFFIAAEYSVLTLMSYDCYAAICKPLHYGSLVGSRACAQMAAAAWGSGFLNAVLHTATTFSLPLSKPPSISSPSLDLVVAVLYSVVPAAMNPPIYSMRNKELKDALRKLFGYIYSSLIIGAKS from the exons atgcagctcctgcacttcgggctcttcctgggcatctacctggctgccctcctgggcaacggcctcatcctcaccgccgtagccttTGACCACCGCCTTCAtacccccatgtacttcttcctcctcaacctcgccctcctcaacctgggctgcatctccaccactctgcccaaagccatggccaatgccctctgggacaccagggccatctcctatcaagggtgttCTGttcaggtctttttctttctcttctttatagcAGCAGAATATTCTGTTCTTACTCTCATGTCCTACGACTGCTAcgctgccatctgcaagcccttgcactacgggagcctcgtgggcagcagagcttgtgcccagatggcagcagctgcctggggcagtggctttctcaatgctgtcctgcacacggccactacattttccctgcccctctccaag cccccctccatctcctccccatccctggacctggttgtggcagttctgtactcggtggttCCTGCTGCCATGAATCCCCccatctacagcatgagaaacaaggagctcaaggATGCATTGAGGAAACTCTTTGGATACATTTATTCATCATTAATAATCGGGGCAAAGTCCTAA
- the LOC136787553 gene encoding olfactory receptor 14J1-like: MAYDCYVAICKPLYYGSLVVSRACAQMAAAAWGSGFLNAVLHTTNTFSLPLCQGNAVDQFFCEIPQILKLSCSDAYLREAGALLLSVSLVFGCFVFIVVSYVQIFRAVLRMPSEQGQHKAFSTCLPHMAVVSLFVSTAMFAYLKPPSISSPSLDLLLAVLYVVVPPALNPLIYSMRNQDLKATLKKMILVVVFTWQ, translated from the coding sequence atggcctacgactgctacgttgccatctgcaagcccctgtACTATGGGAGCCTCGTGgtcagcagagcttgtgcccagatggcagcagctgcctggggcagtggctttctcaatgctgtcctgcacacgaccaacacattttccctgcccctctgccaaggcaatgctgtggaccagttcttctgtgaaatccctcagatcctcaagctgtcctgctcagatgcctacctcagggaagctgGGGCACTTTTGcttagtgtttctttagtctttggctgttttgtcttcatagtggtgtcctatgtgcagatcttcagggccgtgctgaggatgccctctgagcagggccagcacaaagccttttccacgtgcctccctcacaTGGCCGTTGTatccctgtttgtcagcactgccatgtttgcctacctgaagcccccctccatctcctctccatccctagacctgctgctggcagttttATATGTGGTAGTacctccagcactgaaccccctcatctacagcatgaggaaccaggacctgaaagccacactgaagaaaatgattctaGTGGTAGTATTTACTTGGCAATGA